One part of the Osmerus mordax isolate fOsmMor3 chromosome 18, fOsmMor3.pri, whole genome shotgun sequence genome encodes these proteins:
- the hibadha gene encoding 3-hydroxyisobutyrate dehydrogenase a isoform X1, which produces MAALFRGSRNLLQRCNKHVDLVLVANRSMASKTPVGFIGLGNMGTPMARNLLKHGYPVIATDVFPESCKELQDMGAQILDAPAEVADKADRIITMLPSSPNVIEVYTGPNGILKKVKKGTLLIDSSTIDPAVSREMALAAEKMGAVFMDAPVSGGVGAASLAKLTFMVGGLEEEYHAAQELLTCMGANVVYCGQVGTGQAAKICNNMLLAIGMIGTAETMNLGIRLGLDPKLLAQILNMSSGRCWSSDSYNPVPGVMEGVPSGNNYQGGFGTTLMAKDLGLAQNTATNTKTPVPLGSLAHQIYRVMCARGYANKDFSSVFQFLREEEGQ; this is translated from the exons ATGGCCGCCTTGTTTAGAGGGTCTCGGAATTTATTGCAAAGGTGCAATAAACATGTCGACCTGGTGCTCG TGGCAAACAGGTCAATGGCCTCTAAGACTCCTGTAGGCTTCATCGGCCTGGGGAACATGGGAACTCCCATGGCCAGGAACCTGCTGAAGCACGGCTACCCTGTCATCGCCACCGACGTTTTCCCAGAGTCCTGCAAGGAGCTGCAAGACATGGGCGCACAG ATCCTGGATGCCCCAGCAGAGGTGGCCGACAAGGCAGACAGGATCATCACCATGCTCCCCTCCAGTCCTAACGTCATAGAGGTCTACACCGGCCCCAACGGCATCCTCAA GAAGGTGAAGAAGGGAACGCTGCTGATCGACTCCTCCACCATTGACCCCGCCGTCTCCAGGGAGATGGCCCTCGCCGCTGAGAAGATGGGTGCGGTGTTCATGGACGCCCCCGTGTCGGGAG gtgtgggaGCCGCCAGCCTGGCCAAGCTGACCTTCatggtgggggggctggaggaggagtaccACGCTGCTCAGGAGCTCCTCACCTGCATGGGCGCCAACGTGGTGTACTGTGGCCAGGTCGGCACCGGGCAG gCAGCCAAGATCTGCAACAACATGCTGCTAGCAATCGGGATGATCGGAACCGCTGAGACCATGAACCTTGGCATCAG acTGGGTTTGGACCCCAAGCTGCTGGCTCAGATCCTCAACATGTCGTCAGGCAGGTGTTGGTCCAGTGACTCCTACAACCCGGTGCCTGGCGTCATGGAGGGAGTACCCTCGGGCAACAACTACCAGGGAGGCTTTGGCACCACGCTCATGGCAAAG GACCTGGGTCTGGCCCAGaacactgccaccaacaccaaGACCCCCGTCCCCCTGGGCTCGCTGGCGCACCAGATCTACCGCGTCATGTGCGCCCGCGGCTACGCTAACAAGGACTTCTCATCCGTCTTTCAATTCCTGCGCGAAGAGGAGGGGCAGTAA
- the hibadha gene encoding 3-hydroxyisobutyrate dehydrogenase a isoform X2, whose amino-acid sequence MASKTPVGFIGLGNMGTPMARNLLKHGYPVIATDVFPESCKELQDMGAQILDAPAEVADKADRIITMLPSSPNVIEVYTGPNGILKKVKKGTLLIDSSTIDPAVSREMALAAEKMGAVFMDAPVSGGVGAASLAKLTFMVGGLEEEYHAAQELLTCMGANVVYCGQVGTGQAAKICNNMLLAIGMIGTAETMNLGIRLGLDPKLLAQILNMSSGRCWSSDSYNPVPGVMEGVPSGNNYQGGFGTTLMAKDLGLAQNTATNTKTPVPLGSLAHQIYRVMCARGYANKDFSSVFQFLREEEGQ is encoded by the exons ATGGCCTCTAAGACTCCTGTAGGCTTCATCGGCCTGGGGAACATGGGAACTCCCATGGCCAGGAACCTGCTGAAGCACGGCTACCCTGTCATCGCCACCGACGTTTTCCCAGAGTCCTGCAAGGAGCTGCAAGACATGGGCGCACAG ATCCTGGATGCCCCAGCAGAGGTGGCCGACAAGGCAGACAGGATCATCACCATGCTCCCCTCCAGTCCTAACGTCATAGAGGTCTACACCGGCCCCAACGGCATCCTCAA GAAGGTGAAGAAGGGAACGCTGCTGATCGACTCCTCCACCATTGACCCCGCCGTCTCCAGGGAGATGGCCCTCGCCGCTGAGAAGATGGGTGCGGTGTTCATGGACGCCCCCGTGTCGGGAG gtgtgggaGCCGCCAGCCTGGCCAAGCTGACCTTCatggtgggggggctggaggaggagtaccACGCTGCTCAGGAGCTCCTCACCTGCATGGGCGCCAACGTGGTGTACTGTGGCCAGGTCGGCACCGGGCAG gCAGCCAAGATCTGCAACAACATGCTGCTAGCAATCGGGATGATCGGAACCGCTGAGACCATGAACCTTGGCATCAG acTGGGTTTGGACCCCAAGCTGCTGGCTCAGATCCTCAACATGTCGTCAGGCAGGTGTTGGTCCAGTGACTCCTACAACCCGGTGCCTGGCGTCATGGAGGGAGTACCCTCGGGCAACAACTACCAGGGAGGCTTTGGCACCACGCTCATGGCAAAG GACCTGGGTCTGGCCCAGaacactgccaccaacaccaaGACCCCCGTCCCCCTGGGCTCGCTGGCGCACCAGATCTACCGCGTCATGTGCGCCCGCGGCTACGCTAACAAGGACTTCTCATCCGTCTTTCAATTCCTGCGCGAAGAGGAGGGGCAGTAA